The genomic interval tggacaggagtcttttatacaggtgaccatttaagacagctgtctttaatgcaggcaccaagttgatttggagtgtgtaactggtctggaggaggctgaattcttaatggttggtaggggatcaaatacttatttctctgtgcacaatgcaaataaatatatataattttgactacgtgattttctcttttttttttatataatctatctctcactggtaaaattaacctagcctaaaaattctagactgttcatgtctttgacagtgggcaaacttacaaaatcagcaagggatcaaatacttatttccttcactgtatatcttatcttttatgtcttatgggtAGTCCTATGTGTTGCACAGAATATCTACTGGTGACCAAAGGTATTAGAGGAGAtttacttacttaaaggggtattccggtttcagcaattaaatgttatttttttgtgtaatgaaaagctatacatttttgtaatatactttctgtataaatgcctcactattttcaagatctgtttATTGTGATccaataggaacattcattgtttacttccagtggataaaaacctgccctggtcatgtgatggttaCACAGATGCTGTGCTCGTTacaaaacacaaatcttatacacatactgtaattgTAACGAGCCGCACAGCTGCGTGTCCATCCCATGACTGGCAAATTTTTATCTTGTGGAAGTAGACCATGAAATTTCCTACCTACTGCAAGAGGAAACCTTGAAAACCGtgaagaattgatacagaaagtagattggaaaattgtataacttttcattatacaaagaataatatTTGCTGAAACCAAAATGCACCAGAAGTCTATaacaaattgcaccaaaataaTGGAGTATGTAGTGTACTTATTATGTGTTTCAGATACTTTTTACACCTAGCTTGACAGTTTTTAAAAGTGCATAGAAAACGGGGTGTGGCTAAGAGGAGCCATAAAATTCCCCAAATTTACTAGACGTGACATTTATTTGTAAAATATTAGTGTTTATCAACGACAGACATCAGGTGCTATAAGGAAGAGAAACGTGTCTTATATAATTAGTCATATAATGCACTTTGATAAAGTTGGTACAATTTGCGCCATTTTCATTGACTCCTAAATGCATGACTCCTTTGACCTATTGATAAATCTCCTCTATTGTGTCATCTACATGTATGGGCATTGAAGTCACTAAAACAGCAAGTCTCATtgactgtttcttttatcccgtgCCACAATCATGAAAATAGAGCTGTATGGGGGAGCGATTCAGcgcaataatataagtacattttCTACTATGTTTTGTAAATATAAAGATATTTGTAATAATGATCTCCATGAAAATTGCCTTATAGTACCATCTTTTGTCTTCATTTTAGGGGAGGCCATACCAATCTATGCAGAAATTGAAAATGGGTCATCACGATTAGTGGTTCCCAAAGCTGCTATAGTCCAAATTCAAAGTTTTATTGTCCATGGGAAGACGAAAACACACAGACAAATGCTAGCCAGAGTGCGCGGGAATCATATAGCATCTGGAAGTACTGAAACTTGGAATGGAAAGACGCTGAAAATACCTCCAGTAACACCCACAATTACAGACTGTCACATCATCCGTGTGGAGTATGTTCTAGCTGTACGTACATGTTTGGAACTTTATACACCTTACATTTGATTTTTTTACTGTCCTAGTGTCtataaagatttgattttaacagTACACTGACTTCACCCAAAATTCATATTATGGTTTTCATCCAGTATTTAATGAAGACCAAAGAAAGCAGATATGAGTGATTATGGAGTGGTGTTTAGGGACCTGGTGAAAATTTCTAGGAACTGCTTTATAATTAATTTTGCTTATAATTAAGAGATATTATACACCTGCCCTTCGGTGTCATTCACACCAGCTTTCTTTTTATAAACAGCTCGCAAGGGGTTGTTCAGtcccaaaaaaaatgtatggcctatcctcagtataggccatcaatatctgatcggtcagggtccgactctcggcacacCCCAAATCATCTGTTCTGAAGGGCAAAGGAAATgaaggattggccatcaatttttggaattggacaacccctttaaccctaacttttttatttgttatgtGTATTCTCGATGAGACAGTGAATTTCAAAATATAGTGTATACCCAATCTAATATATTGTATTTAAATACCTGATTAAGAAATCCTGAGTTAatagatagtaaaaaaaaaaaaatccaggaaatatattttttatttgagtGTTGTGCTTTATTTGCCACAATCAATGAAAACATGAGACATTCTTTCTTGCAGGTCTATATACACATTCCTGGGTCAAAAAAGTTGCTGGTGGAACTACCTCTAGTTATTGGCACTGTCCCCTTTAATGGATTCTTATACAGAAATTCAAGTGCTGCCAGTCAGTTTCCTGTAGATATGAGCTGGCTTGCCTTAACACTGCCAGAGCGACCAGAAGGTAAGAACTATTACAgaatactattatattattatatgtgatgtaagAATATGTATAGTATAACTTGAGAGTTATAAGGCGTCTGAACTTTGTCCTCAACTGATGCCCTAGTTTGTAGCTATCTTACTGAAGTCTACcatcacctttagggtatgtgcacacgatgagaggcttttacgtctgaaaagacagactgttttcaggagaaaacagctgcgtcgtttcagacgtaaatgctgctgtaaaggatctgccaggcacaacttctgtgtatactcccataggtaatcagtctgcacctgagtctatgtctctgagactgactccatcttccaccactcaggatggcaggcttaggagtgggagagcctatcgcagcctggccagacggagctagctcccgccctctgtctatttatacctgcctttcctgttcctcctttgcttgtgattcttctcgtgtggtttcctggcccagctacagcttttactatttgatcctgctccatactgaccctggcttactgactactctcctgctctgcgtttggtacctcgtgcactcctggtttgactcggctcgttcaccactcttgttgctcacggtgttgccgtggacaactgcccctttccctttgctttgtgttcccttgtctgtttgtctcgtgcacttactgagcgtagggaccgccgcccagttgtaccccgtcgcctagggcgggtcgttgcaagtaggcagggacagagtggcgggtagattagggctcacttttccgtttccctacccccgtcattacataatcacaagcccgtatacctagtctaccctgctccctgacactactatggacccccttgagaccctggcccagcaaatgcagggtctctccctacaggtccaggccctggctcagagggtcaagcaacctgacgctaccatggtagtgcccctcacctcacctcttgaaaccccacctcaagttgcctgaccggttctcaggggaccggaggacttttctctcctttcgggagagttgtaggctctactttcgcttaaagcctcattcctcaggttctaagagcctgggtataattatgtcccggctccaggaagggccccaagagtgggccttctccttggctcctgacgcccctgaactttcctccgttgatcgtttcttttctgctctcggactcatttatgacgagactgacagaactgcctttgccgagagtcagctggtgaccttatgtcagggtaagagacctgttgaggagtattgttctgactttaggaagtggtgcgtagcttctcggtggaatgaccctgccttaaggtgccagtttaggttgggtctgtctaacgccctgaaagacctgctagttagctatccctcttctgactccctagatcaggttatggctttagcggtacgacttgaccgacgtctcagggaacgacagcttgaacgtttttgtgttttcccctctgactcccccatgatgccttccgaggtcccgttgcttcgctcttccacggaagactcggaggtacctatgcaactcggggcctccgtgtcccccgacaacgtagagagttctgcttctattgtggggatgacaagcatcaagtgaacacctgtcctaggcgtaagaataagcagccggaaaacttccgcgcctaagtgatcatcggggaggtcacttgggcgcacaggtatttcccgtaaatatgaaacgtaataaaatattgcttccctttcaggtctcttttggtggtaggtctgctaccggcagtgccttcgtggattcagggtcttctgctaatatcatgtctgtggaatttgctatgtctctagctatgcctttgattgatttgcctaaacctgtcccggtagtgggtatcgactccactcctcttgctaatggttattttacacagcatacccctgttttcgaactccttgttggctccatgcatttggagcagtgctctgtactgttgatgcaaggattatcgtccgatttggttttaggccttccctggttgcagttgcataatcccacgtttgactagaatactggggagcttaccaaatggggtaatgaatgcttgacgtcatgtttttctgttaattctatttctccccctgaggaggtgaacacgctacctgagtttgttcaggacttcgctgatgttttctctaaggaggcctccgaagtgttgcctcatagagaatacgattgcgctatcgaattggtaccaggagctaagcttcctaagggtaggatatttaatctttcttgtcccgaacgtgaagccatgagagagtctatcctggaatgcctggccaagagttacattcgcccctctacttctccggtaggtgctggcttcttcttcgtagggaagaagcatggtggtcttaggccatgcattgactaccgtaacttgaataaggtcactgtaaggaaccagtatccccttcctttgattcctgatctctttaatcaggttcagggggcccaatggttctctaagtttgatctacggggggtgtataaccttatccgcatcaaagagggggatgagtggaagactgcgtttaacacgcccgaaggtcatttcgaatacctcgtcatgccctttgggttgtgtaatgctcctgcggtcttccagaatttcataaatgagattttgagagattacctgggggtatttcttgtagtgtaccttgatgacatactggtgttttccaaggactggccctcccacattgagcatgtcaggaaggtgctccaggtccttcgggaaaacaaactgtttgcgaaaaccgaaaaatgtgtgtttggggtacaggagataccatttttgggtcaaatcctcactcctcatgaattccgcatggaccccgccaaggtccaggctgtggcggaatgggtccaacctgcctccctgaaggcgttacagtgttttttggggttcgctaattattacaggagatttattgctaacttctcggtcatcgctaagccactTACGGAccacactcgcaaaggtgcttatctcctccactggcctcctgaggctgtccaggcttttgaggtccttaagaagtgctttatctcggccccggtgctggttcagcccaaccaaatggagccatttatcgtggaagttgacgcatccgaggtgggagtgggggctgtcttgtcccagggtaccaggtccctcacccatctccgtccctgtgcctacttctccaggaagttttcgcccactgagagtaactatgatattggcaaccgcgaactcttagccattaaatgagcatttgaagagtggtgccacttcctggagggggctaggcaccaggtaacggtccttaccgaccacaagaatctggttttcctagaatctgcctggaggctaaacccgagacaagctcaatgggcgttattttttaccagattcaactttttggttacctatagggctgggtctaaaaatattaaggcgcgtagcttcatggccagccctccttcggaggaagatcctgcttgtattttgcctccaggtataataatttcttctattgattctgatttagtctctgaaattgcggctgatcaaggttcagctcccgggaaccttcctgaggacaagctgtttgttcccctgcaataccggctaagggtacttagggaaaatcatgactccgcactatctggtcttccaggcatcctgggtaccaaacacctcattgccagaaactattggtggcctgggttgcctaaagacgttaaggcctacgtcgccgcttgtgaggtttgtgctaggtccaagactcccaggtcccgaccagcgggcttactacgttctttgcccattccccagagaccttggacccatatctccatggattttatcaccgatttgcctccatctcaaggcaagtcggtggtgtgggtggtagtagaccgcttcagtaagatgtgccactttgtgcccctcaagaaactacccaacgccaagacgttagctaccttgtttgtcaaacacatcctgcgtctccatgggtccctgtcaatattgtttcggacagaggggtgcaatttgtttctttgttttggagagccttctgtaaaaagttggagattgatctgtccttctcctctgccttccatcctgaaactaatggccaaactgagaggactaatcaatcttgcgccttaaggtcccgtccaagaagtttgctccccggtttattgggccgtataaggtcattgaagtcctcaatcctgtctccttccgactggagttgcccccatcttttcgaatacacgacgtgtttcatgcctacctccttaaacgctgcttcccgtccttggctccctcgaggaaacctccggttcccATTctaacccctgagggggtggagttcgaggtggccaagattgtggacagcaagatggtccaaggctccctccagtacctggtccattggagaggatacgggcctgaggagaggacttgggtacccgcccgggatgttcacgctggggtattggtcaggaagttccaccttcgtttccccaataaaccaggtccacttagtaagggtccggtcgcccctcataaaaggggggtactgtaaaggatctgccaggcacagcttctgtgtatactcccataggtaattagtctgcacctgagtctatgtctctgagactgactccatcttccaccactcaggatggcaggcttaggagtgggagagcctatcgcaacctggccagacggagctagctcccgccctctgtctatttatacctgcctttcctgttcctcctttgcttgtgattcttctcgtgtggtttcctggcccagctacagcttctactatttgatcctgctccatactgaccctggcttactgactactctcctgctctgcgtttggtacctcgtgcactcctggtttgactcggctcgttcaccactcttgttgctcacggtgttgccgtgggcaactgcccctttccctttgtgttcccttgtctgtttgtctcgtgcacttactgagcgtagggaccgccgcccagttgtaccccgtcgcctagggcgggtcgttgcaagtaggcagggacagagtggcgggtagattagggctcacttgtccgtttccctacccccgtcattacagctgctCCAatatattatgcgaggcgtctttgacgcctgtaatcttgagctgctcttcattgagttcaatgaagaacggctcaaattacgttgcaaagaagtgtcctgcacttctttgccgaggcagtcaacttacgcgtcgtcgtttgacagctgtaaaacgacgacgcttaaatgacaggtcgtctgcacagtacgtcggcaaacccattcaaatgaatgggcagatgtttgccgacgtattgtagccctattttcagacgtaaaacgaggcataatacgcctcgtttacgtctgaaaataggtcgtatgaacccagcctaacccttACTTACTCATACTGTAACTGACTGGTCTGTAGAAAAGTACCTTTCAGTTACTGGGCTACAGAACGATTAGTGGTCTTTCTCCGCAACAGGACGAACACTGATTGATTAGTTGTCGGTAGCCCATCATTACCAGTTTTAGAGCCACTGACACAAGGGGCCAGTATGGCTTATTATTCTAAATGATATGTTAGGTTAACAAAAATTGCTCCTCCTCCCGTAACCCCTTTATGGCCACCTCTTACAACTACTACTTGGGGTGGCCCTTGATTTTTCATGCCTTAAATGAAATCACAGATAAAACAAAATCACGTAACTATAAAAAGTAACcatatattttaatatgtttatatttttaatagcaccaccaAATTATGGGGATATTGTGTCAGAAGAAGAACTTTCTTGGAGAGCCCCACTAGCCACTGACCAAAGTGACTTAATTGAAGGACTTCATTTTCCACCATTTACTGTCATCCAGGAGTTCAGATTTCAACCACCACCATTGTATTCAGAGGTAAAGTTGACTATGCAAGTGAAAGaatttaaagcagatctgtcacctGTTTAAGggcagcattgtatggggacaggtTCACTTTACTATTAGCCCAAAAGGCACAAAAATATATTGTGcagtttggctaataggagctaaaaaaaaaaaagaatacagctgctgtatttatgaagggagcgttcccccccccccccccccgtgccacTCCGTCCCTCTTTCCAGTGATTTATGGCTACCATGTATACATACAGATAAAAGGCAGCAGGTGTAAGGGTGGAGGGGAACGCTCCCCTTATTAATAAAgcggactcataactatgagtccgcTGGTGTATTTTTATTAGCTCCTATTAGCCAAGCCCAATTTTTTCTTGTGCCATTTCAGCTAATAGTAGAGTCGACCTGTACGTGTAATATGTTTCCCATAAACAGGGCCACATACCATGATGACAGACTCACTTTAATGTGAAAAAGGAAAGATCACCAGTtatatgatgataatgatgattttTGATGGAATATGTGAAGGAAAGCATAATTATTCAATGACCGGTTCAATTTAACAATGTATCTCAACTTTAAAGGGAAAGGGGATTGTTTCATGACTCAATACCTTTAAAAACAGAAACCGGCTGATCACTGCAGATCCTGCATCTCTGACCCCAGCGGTGAGCTGTTATCCAAGGAGGAAGTTGCTTCTGGTTATTCAAAATTGTATCACTTAACAATGGTGAATTGTTTTTGTACTGCACATAGTTGCATAGTTTGTGAAAATCTCAGTGTTCTGTATAATTTACCTAATTTTATATTTGTCCACACAGGTAGATCCGCATCCAACAGCAACATAAACAGGTCCCTGCCTCATTCATCCTAGAGGAATGAAAACCATAATCATAAATCCTGTAATGTTAATAAAAAGAGTTTACATTTAATGTGATGCATCATCTCAAGCACAGGGGAAATGGAATACGTTTTACATAGTTCGGTGCATGTATTAGATGTTCCCTAAAAAATTGTCAAAGTTCCTTGGTTATTGAGTGCTTGCTAATTTTATTCACTTGGAAAAAGTTAAATCAATGCAAGTTGGTTACAAAAGTGGAGCAGAATGGGTTCTAGTTTCATGGCTGAAATCGTAATAGTGGCCATTTCTATTATTTTACAGCTGCTTCATAGATAGCAGTGGAAAAGGTGCTGTACTTATCAGGGAAAATATAGCATACAGCGTCGGACCTGCAGAAAAAAGGGAAATTGTGCAACATATCTAGCGTTTTATTGTGTGTTAGATCTTTGGTTACTGTACATATTTAACTGTTCAATGTCCCTATTGTCAGAGTGAAAGTGAAGTGCCACCTTTAATTGGATATATAgtcaaaaaatgtaaaatgttgcATCTTTGTAAGTAGTCCTGGATTTATATCTTAAGAGCCTGTAGGCACAACATGTTCTCTGTTAAGATTCTGACCAGGCAGTGTGAATGTAACATAGACAGGACCTTCCATAGAGCAGGTACATCAGTATATAATGGAGTGGGCATAAACTATTATATAATCCAACTATAGGCACAGCATGGTTTATTGCCtttttacagtatatataaatatacagtataggaaaaaaaatctcctgTTGCTAGCTGGAAACCATCAGAAAATTGCTGTTGACGGATCTGTGATTTTTATGTGTCTTTCTTTAGTATTTCTGGTACATAATGGTATAGAGTTATGAAAGGGTTGTGGGTCTAATGGAGTCTTGTAGCTTAATTTAATAACACATGAATACCCAATGCAAGTATTACATTTTAATAAGAATGTTGGTATTTTTTAAGTGCTAATAAGCATTTGATACTAATGTGTTAACATGCTGACCTGTGATGATTAAAAAACTAAAGCCATAATATAACCTGTCAGAAACAACAagcctaaaaaacaaaaacagaaaatatacATGAAAACAATTATAAAGGGTGATACAATTAAATGACAAAGATGCTGATTACTGACTCGAGTATGTTAGTACAGTAAAGTTAAAGATGGCGCTTCACTATCATTTACCAATGTCAATTGTCAAAAAAGTTCATGATATAAGTTCAGGTATAACATATTTTTGTGgtgttgtttggtttttttttccttcgGTGTACactttacaacttttacaaataATGTTATGATATATTGCAGATACACGTGAGATGATCATATTGAAGAAATCTGATCTCAGACCACTACTGATTTCTAGAATGAAAGAACCTAATACTCTatactaaaggtggccatacacattaaataactgGCAACCAACATTTATTTCTACCGGCCAAGCATACATGTTTATTTGAATGGGCCGAGGGGCTTATCTCACCTTGGAACAAAGCATGATTAAATCCATAATCCGCGATCCTTATTTCTCCCGACATCTGCGGTCAGGGAAGTTTAGGGTTGGCTCCGTACACATTATATCGTCGGCCGATCCCACTGAAATCGGCAGGTTCAGCCGAGgtttgtctaatgtgtatgggcaccttaagcTCTCGGACATTGATTTGAATTACCCTTTAATTAGATTGTTGTGTCAGACTGCCAGTAACGGAAATCTATAATTAGTGCCAAAGGGGTTTGAGCATTCTATAGAGCCCTGTAATTCTGGAAATCTGCGGCAGTCTCAAACTTCAGCAAAACTTCTCACATTGTGGTGTGACTTTTTATGTGTGTCAACCAAATTTAATGTCCTCCAGTCTCCATAAATTTGGTCAGAGCCTTTAATTTCTTACATACTTATATACTACTTGGATCCTAAAGGGCTTTAAATAGAAGTTGTATTAAAAATTGATTTGAATGTATGTTTATCTAACTTCTACAAAGTATATTCACGTAAATATGCTTATTGCCGCTTTGGTGGACAGTGG from Rhinoderma darwinii isolate aRhiDar2 chromosome 3, aRhiDar2.hap1, whole genome shotgun sequence carries:
- the ARRDC4 gene encoding arrestin domain-containing protein 4; this translates as MVGRVIMSVVLENERKNGYAAGESVSGHVILELLEDIQVLRLHLRARGGAFASLTVKRGGEWVEYLNEEITLLAESTGETHMFTVGNHKLNFHFQLPNGPLVTCFTGKYGRVQYWLSAILERPLVPAYSAHRELRVTSRIDVNSPPLLTPVQRSKEKMVGCWLCTSGPISLSAKIGRKGYCNGEAIPIYAEIENGSSRLVVPKAAIVQIQSFIVHGKTKTHRQMLARVRGNHIASGSTETWNGKTLKIPPVTPTITDCHIIRVEYVLAVYIHIPGSKKLLVELPLVIGTVPFNGFLYRNSSAASQFPVDMSWLALTLPERPEAPPNYGDIVSEEELSWRAPLATDQSDLIEGLHFPPFTVIQEFRFQPPPLYSEVDPHPTAT